The segment GAGCTTGTTTCACGACGTGGCCAGTCGCTTCATGGGCTTGATCGTCTTAGCCATGGGGGTGCAATTTGCACTCAGCGGGGTATCGGAATTCCTTCAACATTAGAAAAGAAGGCTCTTGATAAGAAGTTGTGAATGAAAACGGGTCGGCACGGGTGGGTCGGCTTGACGCATAGCACGGCCTGCTGGCTAATCGCGACGGTGGTGCTGAATGGATTAGTTGCATCGTCGCGACTAAGGCTGCCGCCCACGACGTAAATTGGGCAATCCGGTTGTTCGATACCGGAATCAGCCAGATTTCATTTCAAATTGGTGTATTCTATCCGACGTTGACCTCGATCACTCGTTTTTTCTCTTTTCGAGGGATGCTCAGGTTTCGATGGACTATACCCTCTGGGGATCGCAACTAGAATCGAAGCCGACGCTGTCATGACAGATTTTCGACCTTCCGCCGGCATCGGCTTCATGGCATCGACATTGCAAAAGAACTCAACAACCGATGCGGTATGACTTGTACTCATCACGGAACCACAATTTACAAAAACCTAGAAGAACGAGGAGCGACATCATGACGACTGAATTGACGAATTCTCAAGCTGAGATTGTTGAAGTTCGCAAACACGAATTGGCTCATTTAGCAAGAGAATGGTGGTGTTTTCTTCTAACCGGCATCTTCCTCGTTATCGGCGGCATTGCCTCGATCGCGTTTCCCTGGTTCACCTCAATCGGCGTGGTGATGTTTTTGGGCGTGATCTTGGTCATTAGTGGCATTGCTACGGTTATCACTGCGTTCTGGGTTGGAAAATGGGGGGCCTTCATGATGCAGATCTTGATCGGGCTTTTGTACATGGTGGCGGGATTCGTCATCACGGACGCACCAATCGCATCGCTCGCACTAATGACGCTCATGCTAGCCGGATTCCTCGTCATTGGCGGTGGCTTTCGTATCGTCACGGCACTGGTGGAAAAGTATCCACAGTGGGGCTGGTCCCTGTTTAACGGCGTGGTCACCTTGATGTTGGGGCTGATCATTTTCCGAAGTTTCAGACAGCTCCCCGAAGAGCCATCGGGCGTTCTATGGATCATCGGGTTGATGATCGGGATCGAATTGCTCTTCAACGGTTTGAACTGGATCATGTTGTCCTTGGCGATCAAGAAACTGCCAAACTTGGCCGATACCCAGGCG is part of the Novipirellula aureliae genome and harbors:
- a CDS encoding HdeD family acid-resistance protein → MTTELTNSQAEIVEVRKHELAHLAREWWCFLLTGIFLVIGGIASIAFPWFTSIGVVMFLGVILVISGIATVITAFWVGKWGAFMMQILIGLLYMVAGFVITDAPIASLALMTLMLAGFLVIGGGFRIVTALVEKYPQWGWSLFNGVVTLMLGLIIFRSFRQLPEEPSGVLWIIGLMIGIELLFNGLNWIMLSLAIKKLPNLADTQA